The following proteins come from a genomic window of Archocentrus centrarchus isolate MPI-CPG fArcCen1 chromosome 3, fArcCen1, whole genome shotgun sequence:
- the ca7 gene encoding carbonic anhydrase 7 isoform X1: MTGQRWGYGKEDGPSVWCKNYPVAEGSRQSPIDIVPNEALRDRSLDPIIINYDQCTSINISNNGHSVVVEFNDSDDRSVIKGGPLDNPYRLKQFHFHWGGKGCEGSEHTVSGTGFASELHLVHWNAVKYKTFGEASTAPDGLAVLGIFLETGDDHRWLHMITDVLYMVKYKDSITNFKGFNPKCLLPSKLHYWTYLGSLTTPPLHESVIWIVLKEPIEVSEKQLGMFRMLLFTGEEDDQRLRMENNFRPPQPLKGRIVHSSN; the protein is encoded by the exons ATGACGGGACAACGCTGGGGGTATGGAAAGGAGGACG GTCCTTCTGTATGGTGTAAAAACTACCCCGTTGCTGAGGGGAGCCGGCAATCCCCGATTGACATAGTCCCTAATGAGGCTTTACGTGACCGCAGTCTGGACCCTATAATCATAAATTATGACCAGTGTACCTCCATTAACATCTCCAACAATGGACACTCCGTAGTTGTGGAGTTCAATGACTCAGATGATCGTTCAG TGATCAAAGGAGGCCCTCTTGACAACCCCTACAGACTAAAACAATTCCACTTCCACTGGGGTGGAAAAGGATGTGAAGGCTCTGAACACACTGTTTCAGGAACTGGCTTTGCATCTGAG CTTCATTTAGTTCACTGGAATGCTGTCAAGTACAAAACGTTTGGAGAGGCGTCAACTGCGCCCGATGGTCTCGCTGTCCTCGGCATCTTTCTAGAA ACAGGTGATGACCACAGATGGCTCCACATGATAACGGATGTTCTGTACATGGTGAAGTATAAA GACAGCATCACAAATTTCAAGGGTTTCAACCCCAAGTGCCTCCTACCCAGCAAACTTCACTACTGGACCTACCTCGGATCACTAACCACACCTCCGCTACATGAAAGCGTCATCTGGATCGTCCTGAAGGAGCCAATCGAAGTGTCTGAAAAACAG CTGGGGATGTTCAGAATGCTTCTGTTCACTGGAGAGGAAGACGATCAGAGGCTGCGGATGGAAAACAACTTCAGGCCTCCCCAGCCTCTCAAAGGCAGGATAGTGCATTCCTCTAATTAA
- the nae1 gene encoding NEDD8-activating enzyme E1 regulatory subunit: MASTKSSKEQKYDRQLRLWGDHGQETLENAHVCLINATATGTEILKNLVLPGIGAFTIVDGHTVAGEDVGNNFFLSKDSIGKNRAQAATELLQELNSDVSGNFVEESPDKLLDNDPEFFHRFTIVIGVQLPESTCLRLGSVLWSASVPFLVCKTYGLVGYMRLVVQEHTVIESHPDNALEDLRLDQPFAEFQNHINSYNLDSMDKKDHSHIPWIIIVAKYLEKWLSEHNGQPPKNYKEKESFRQLIREGIRKNENGVPEDEENFEEAIKNVNTALNPTKIPSSIEDLFDSEQCKNITAQSSSFWVILRAVKEFVHNEGNGSLPVRGTIPDMIADSQKFINLQNVYREKAMQDAAAVSKHVESLLHSVGKPPESTSEKDIKLFCKNASFLRVVRCRSLAEEYSVDTVNKDEITSCMDSPDSEMVFYLMLRAIDRFYQQHSRYPGVYNYQVEEDISKLKLCVNSLLQEYSLNVNIKDDYIHEFCRYGAAEPHTVSAFLGGSAAQEAIKIISHQFVPFNNTFIYNAMSQTSATLRL, from the exons ATGGCATCCACCAAATCCTCGAAAGAGCAAAAATATGACCGACAGCTCAG GCTGTGGGGTGACCACGGCCAAGAAACGCTGGAAAATGCACACGTGTGTCTCATAAACGCCACAGCGACTGGTACAGAGATACTGAAGAACCTAGTACTTCCAG GTATTGGAGCATTCACCATAGTAGATGGGCACACAGTTGCAGGGGAAGATGTTGGAAACAA CTTTTTCCTGAGCAAAGACAGCATTGGAAAG AACAGAGCACAGGCAGCCACTGAACTGCTGCAAGAGCTGAACAGTGATGTCTCTGGAAACTTTGTTGAGGAG AGTCCGGACAAGCTTCTGGACAATGATCCAGAGTTTTTCCACAGGTTTACCATAGTCATTGGTGTCCAGCTGCCAGAAAG CACGTGTTTGAGGCTCGGCTCAGTTCTTTGGAGTGCATCTGTACCTTTCCTTGTCTGTAAAACCTATGGCCTTGTGGGCTACATGAGACTGGTGGTGCAGGAGCATACAG TGATTGAATCTCACCCAGACAATGCCTTGGAGGATCTGAGGTTGGACCAGCCTTTTGCTGAATTTCAGAACCACATTAACTCCTACAACCTTGACAGCATGGACAAGAAG GATCATAGTCACATTCCGTGGATAATCATTGTTGCTAAATATCTGGAGAAATGGCTCAGCGAG CACAATGGTCAGCCACCAAAAAATTACAAGGAGAAAGAGTCCTTCAGACAACTTATTCGGGAAG gaATCAGAAAGAATGAGAATGGTGTCCCAGAGGATGAAGAAAACTTTGAGGAAGCTATTAAGAATGTCAATACTGCTTTAAATCCAACTAAG ATTCCTAGTTCTATTGAAGACCTCTTTGATAGTGAGCAGTGTAAAAACATCACAGCACAG AGTTCGTCCTTCTGGGTGATTCTGCGAGCTGTCAAGGAGTTTGTTCACAATGAAGGAAATGGAAGCCTACCTGTACGAGGAACAATACCTGATATGATTGCAGATTCTCAGAAGTTTATCAACCTTCAAAATGT TTACAGGGAAAAGGCCATGCAggatgcagcagctgtttctaAGCATGTAGAATCTCTGTTACATTCTGTTGGGAAG ccaccagaaagcacctctgaGAAGGACATCAAACTGTTCT GTAAGAATGCGTCCTTCCTGCGGGTGGTACGCTGCAGGTCTCTAGCTGAAGAATATAGTGTGGATACAGTAAATAAAGATGAAATCA CCTCCTGCATGGACAGTCCAGATAGCGAGATGGTCTTCTACCTCATGCTTCGGGCTATTGACCGTTTCTATCAGCAGCACTCTCGCTACCCAG GTGTTTATAACTACCAGGTGGAGGAGGACATCAGCAAACTGAAGCTCTGTGTGAACAGCCTACTGCAAGAGTACAGCCTCAACGTCAACATCAAAGATGACTATATCCATGAGTT TTGTCGATATGGAGCGGCAGAACCACACACAGTTTCTGCTTTTTTGGGAG gaTCAGCTGCTCAAGAGGCCATAAAGATCATCAGCCACCAGTTTGTGCCATTTAACAACACTTTCATTTACAACGCAATGTCACAGACGTCAGCCACATTGCGTTTGTGA
- the ca7 gene encoding carbonic anhydrase 7 isoform X2, translating to MTGQRWGYGKEDGPSVWCKNYPVAEGSRQSPIDIVPNEALRDRSLDPIIINYDQCTSINISNNGHSVVVEFNDSDDRSVIKGGPLDNPYRLKQFHFHWGGKGCEGSEHTVSGTGFASELHLVHWNAVKYKTFGEASTAPDGLAVLGIFLETGDDHRWLHMITDVLYMVKYKDSITNFKGFNPKCLLPSKLHYWTYLGSLTTPPLHESVIWIVLKEPIEVSEKQT from the exons ATGACGGGACAACGCTGGGGGTATGGAAAGGAGGACG GTCCTTCTGTATGGTGTAAAAACTACCCCGTTGCTGAGGGGAGCCGGCAATCCCCGATTGACATAGTCCCTAATGAGGCTTTACGTGACCGCAGTCTGGACCCTATAATCATAAATTATGACCAGTGTACCTCCATTAACATCTCCAACAATGGACACTCCGTAGTTGTGGAGTTCAATGACTCAGATGATCGTTCAG TGATCAAAGGAGGCCCTCTTGACAACCCCTACAGACTAAAACAATTCCACTTCCACTGGGGTGGAAAAGGATGTGAAGGCTCTGAACACACTGTTTCAGGAACTGGCTTTGCATCTGAG CTTCATTTAGTTCACTGGAATGCTGTCAAGTACAAAACGTTTGGAGAGGCGTCAACTGCGCCCGATGGTCTCGCTGTCCTCGGCATCTTTCTAGAA ACAGGTGATGACCACAGATGGCTCCACATGATAACGGATGTTCTGTACATGGTGAAGTATAAA GACAGCATCACAAATTTCAAGGGTTTCAACCCCAAGTGCCTCCTACCCAGCAAACTTCACTACTGGACCTACCTCGGATCACTAACCACACCTCCGCTACATGAAAGCGTCATCTGGATCGTCCTGAAGGAGCCAATCGAAGTGTCTGAAAAACAG ACATGA